The Microbacterium sp. SORGH_AS_0862 genome has a segment encoding these proteins:
- the coaD gene encoding pantetheine-phosphate adenylyltransferase codes for MSNRIAVVPGSFDPPTLGHLDVIRRAAGLYDEVHVLVVHNPGKEAMLPIAQRVSLLEQSIREDGFPAEHITVASWSVGLLVDYATEVGAGVLVKGIRSQVDVAYETPMAIVNRHLAGVETVFLLPDPSHALVSSSLVRQVASLGGDVSPYVPPVVSRFLDTGGRGI; via the coding sequence GTGAGCAACCGGATCGCCGTCGTCCCCGGCTCCTTCGACCCGCCCACCCTCGGTCATCTCGACGTCATCCGTCGGGCCGCGGGCCTGTATGACGAGGTCCACGTGCTCGTCGTGCACAACCCCGGCAAGGAGGCGATGCTCCCCATCGCGCAGCGTGTCTCCCTGCTGGAGCAGTCGATCCGCGAGGACGGCTTCCCGGCCGAGCACATCACGGTGGCGTCGTGGAGCGTGGGCCTGCTGGTGGACTACGCGACCGAGGTCGGTGCCGGCGTGCTTGTGAAGGGCATCCGCTCGCAGGTGGACGTCGCCTATGAGACGCCGATGGCGATCGTGAACCGCCATCTCGCGGGGGTCGAGACCGTGTTCCTGCTGCCCGACCCCTCGCACGCGCTCGTGTCGAGCTCGCTCGTGCGGCAGGTCGCCTCTCTCGGCGGCGACGTGTCGCCGTACGTTCCTCCGGTCGTTTCGCGCTTCCTCGACACAGGCGGCCGCGGCATCTGA